Genomic window (Rhododendron vialii isolate Sample 1 chromosome 4a, ASM3025357v1):
CTATATATTTTCAAGGTACAccatttttgtaaaacaaaaaacatgtgtCAATTACACCAAAATTatgcataacaaaaaaaaaaaaaaaaaaacgaaaaattcTATAAATGATAAGTTCAACTTTGGTGTCCCATAACTTTCTCCTAAAAAGATAGGATTGTTTGCATAATAAAAATGGAGGTAGTAAGATATGGGGCATGTGTCCGTTTGTCAACTTAATTATGTTAGAATAGTTTTACATGGATGGACGGGTGGATCTTTGTGGATGAGATTGTGAGCCACCGAGAAGAATATTGTttgaagataaaataaaatgtggGGTACAGAATGATTAATGTGATTTGCCCAAAACAAAACGAGTTTGCTGAGACTGACTTGTCAGCCAAGCAAAATCTTGACTGGGCAACGCTAGTCAAAAATACCCATTAGCATCGTTCTCGAACTAAAGTCCAATGTTGCTATCTCAATAGGAACCATGcactattaaaataaaaatcccTAGCTAGGGTTTTGCCAAAATTAGGATTTAAGATCAAATTCAAACCTTTCTCAggtaatataatttttttaggatCAGCTCATTCAAGATTTTGCCTTCATTTAAAATTGAATCCTCACAAATTGACAATTGAAtgatctcaaaattaattgaggtACGAACACATTATGTCTACATGCCTAATTCATGATGTTTGACAGAAGTTTCGACATAGTTTTTGAAGTTTGACTAGTCCCAATGATTGATTTATTCAAACTTGGAATTTCTGATTCGTCAACCCCATAGATATATGTAGGTAGAACTTTTCTTGCTCCGCGTGGAGCTCTCCCCCTCTCCATAAATACCCAATTCCACTTGCTCGATCTCTCTAATATTTATTCTCATTTCCCGGCCTtcacaaaacccacaaaaattaaCTCCCGCAATCTGCTCcatttttccatcttttctcGATCAACAGCTCAGAAAATGCTAATGGGCGAACCTCTGCCCCAGTTTCCCCGACCCACACGACCCGCATTCAGTTACGATATCGATCCAGTTCCATCCTCTCTATTTCCCGATCAAGATTCCACTCATGAAGAATATCACCATCCAGAATCACTATCCCTACACAAACCCGAGACGTGTTCAGAATCGAGGGATACCGAATTCGACCATGACGACGCGTCATCGTCCGATCAGATAAGTCTTTCGCCATCCACTGGGAAAACACCCAAGGGGGAAAAAGAGGCGGTGGACGAGCTGCTTACGATCTTGGTCGAGTGCATGGAGGAACTCAACACGCGGAGCAGAGAAACCCTGCTCTGCAAATTCTTTtcggagatagagagagaggagcggcTCGAGCGGTTTATCGTCGAGAGGCTGAAGCAGTCCCGAGTCAAGGCCATTTCGGACTTGTGCGAGAAACTTCCCAAAAGAAATTCGGAGGGAGAAGGTGATCATATTTCGACATTTAGCGATACGGAGGCGGAACCGGTGTTGACTAGGAGCATTTCGGAGTCGGTGGAGGAGTTGTCGCAGAAGCTTGAGAGGTTCAAAGTAAGGACTCTTGATTTGGTTGGGCCGGTTGTCGCTAATGAGGAAGAAGCAAAGAAGTGatgatctgattttttttttatttttttcttctgggTTTTTTGATTCTTtaattctcttttaatttgaaagaggttttttttttctttttctttctctgtttCTAAGTTTCATCGAGCTGTTACTATTTGTTTTGATTGGTCATTGTGACGGCATTTGGGTCTCATTGTACAAAATTCAATACTggaccttttttttatttttttggtaatcttATCACCAATCTAAAGAATATTCTTTTCTAGCTTGAAATACTGTTCCGAATCCAGGGATACCGAATTCTCCGAGAAATCCATTAAATACGTAGgagtatttctttattttttgcttgAACCAATGGACAAACTAATAGCAAAAACTCTATGAGCACAATTACTAATACAATAGTGTTCGAAGCCGTTTGATATTCAAGATGAGCGACCCAACAACATCGAACTGCTTTGACACAATGTATCCGGAACTATGTTTCTAAATTGTGTACCTTGTGACTGCACCTTGATTACAACCAATTTTGCAAGCAACCTTGTGGTTTACGACCTTGTTAACTGTCGTCCGTGAAGAAGGCTAATATATATCCactactgaaaatgcatatttAAACGAATttagtgctacaatacacaccatttatttggatgtgtatcatatgcacccttattaaaatacaccaaaatgttatgaatccaaaaatgttacgaatctattgctaaaaagttacgaatcatattgttgaaaagttacgaatttttagtataaaagttacgatacgaaataaaatgttatgaatgacaggtcctacaagtaattttttatgaggtggcacaatatgaaccacacaatagatGCATATGATATACACTTTAAAGGaatgtgtattgaagactttcccttgTCTGCAACGTACATATATAGTACACCTTCAAGGCACGCAAGtttataattttatttgtttaattcTAGTACTGCTGGAACCTTCAACGTGTTTGGCAGGAAAATATAGTTCTTCCTAATGACGTGAACCTCTTGCTTTGCACTTTGGGCTCGTTTGAATGAGGTATTAGGTTTGAAGGTATTATGTAAAAAGGGGAAATTAGATAGTATGGGGTATTATATAAGAAAGGTGGATCAACATTGATGTGAcggaaaaattaaataatacttaATTTAGATGAGATATAAGATGGAGGAATAAGGTTGTTTTATAGCTgaatggaagagagagggaTATTATAAAGTGGGATTCCACATTGCCGACTCCCACCCTAGCCATGTGTAAGCCCCCCTTAGAAGGTATGAGGGGGGGTATTAAGATATCCTCGGTTATTGGCTTGTCAAACCATGCCATAGAAGAGGGCCCACATATTAGAAGGGTATATATTACAATACCCCTTTCTATTGTGGCATCCAAACAGACCCTTTAGAAACAGAATAACCGACCGGAACATCTTGTTATTAAATACTAATAAATAGAAATAGTTTCCTATAGGAGTGATTATTTAATTAGTGCTCTTGGGGCACTAGCAGCATGTGGTGCTCTAGAGGCCTCTACCAACACATACATTCACGTGTTTTATATATTTAGTCTTGTGCCTCATTTGATCTTCATCTTCCTAATTTCGTAACATGTCAGTCGGGTGTCAGGTGCACCTTATAATTCCTTAGgtgacccgacccgaccgagTAATTTGTgtataaaatgaaaaacaaaaccctaaatccaTTACTCCTGTCTCCTCCTCTTCCACTCCTCGTTTTCTCACTCTCCCACAGCCCCTCAGacctagggatggcaatcctGGCCACCCCATCCCGCCCCGCCCCATTCCCCGCCCCAAATGGATTGGggattcggggatcgggtaggggatggagataattttttttaagaaatgggGAACGGGTAGAGGATGGGTATGAGTCTGTCCCCGCCCCATCCCCACCCCGCcccgtttgtgtgtgtgtgtgtgtgtgtgtgtgtgtgtgtgtatatatatatatatatatatatataatactcctatacaattttcatttatgtatataacttatttattttatatatataactcCTATacaattttcatttatgtatataacttatttattttatatatatatatatatatatatatatatatatatatatatatatatatatataaaataaataagttatatacataaatgaaaattgtATAGGAgtattatatatacataagtgaggaagaaagaaagaaactaaatctcacagtcaattaacatagaagtaattgaattcacttaccacggatagaagattagtagaaaaagagctcaaatcgatagttctagtcagataaatattgttcacgtctgataaatattgttcacgtcggaaactcatgaaatagtgtcgtgttgagagactaaaaaacgaagctttaaagagctttgcgtgtgttgtttgttcttggcgTCTTGCTGCAGGAGGGATACCGGATTAAGAATACCGATTTTGTCTGTGATTCCAGttggatccccgattccccacggggatccccgttccctgtttggggaggggatggagggtaaaaataattccTCGGTGGGATCGGGGAGGGGATGGGGATGGATTTGGATTCGGGGATCAGGgacggggatagtggtatccaccccctacccgccccattgccaaccctaCCCAGACCCAgactcaccaccaccaccaccactccccactcactcactctttctctctctctctctctctctctctctctctcaaaggcCACAGCGCGTAAGTGAGAGGACGTCTCTCTCTAGTGCATTTGCCATTTTGTGATCGATTGCCATCGATTTTTTTACTGTTCGTGTATTTTTGGTACAATTTGTTTGGTAAGACTGTGGAATTTATAggtatttttcttgtttggtaTTTGGTGCATGTGTAACCTATGATTTGTGAAAGTTGGGACTCTGATCTGTTCTAGTCTTCTTCTAGattgaacaagttttttttttttttaattgacgatttgagcaagtttttttttcagtGGCTATAACCCGACCAAACCAGACCCAAACGATTATGCACCTATCTCGGTTGGAACCCGACAAGAGTTTTGGTCGGGCACAAGTGACCTCCTACAGAATCCGACAAAAGTTGGGTCAGGTTGTGTTGGGATGGTTCGAGTTTCCAATGGTATTAGTTCAAATTCCACCCAAGTCAAAGTCTTACACATGTTTTATTATTCTCTGGTTTTTCCCAAAAGTGAACTGGTATTAGCTCATTCCTTCTTGTTGTTTGTCCTTCCAACTTCTTGTTGGGATCATGCATTATGTCTTTAATGCATGGATGCTTTATAACCCGTTCCGCAATGagaaaaaaatctttattttttaaaaagtcaatttcaagttaaaaaattatggatttattaaaatttaaaaatatgcaatatggatcttatttgaaagatctcatcgagatctattatacgatgcaaaaaaaattaaaaatttatttttcatttacattatttttgagtttgaaaatgtaaaataaactgcttattttttaagaagatttctggaacggaaccTAATGGCATGAGGAAGTGTTTTTTTGTGAGACGCACACGAATTTTTTTACTGTAACTTTTGTGTGTGTAAGGGTCAGGTCTAGGACTTGATGAAAGTGTATTTGTAACGCCCTGATTTTTTAGAATGTTAATTTAAATACAGTAAAACCAAGTctagtatttatttaaataaaatcataatttaGTCTTACAAAACAATAGATCTTGAATCGAATTACATTtatactacaaaaaaaaaaaaaaaaaaaaggggaggggTACTATGGTAAATTCTACTCTTCAAGGCATCCGTCTTCTTCTGCAACAACCTGCTCCACATAAAATTCTCCCTATTTGTCACTTAAGCCTGacataatatgtcagggtcacaaaagtaaTACCGTGAGCTTTTAAGCTCAGTAGCTAGCTCGTACTCCCATGTCTCTTACACTAGCAAAAATATCATATAATTTTGTAAAGTAAATTGCAGAAAACAGTTCATCacataaaatcaaatcaacaaatgaAGTGTCAGTGTCTTATCAGAATTTATCATCATCGCAGCGTATTGTAATTAGTGTCcttatttttcaagtatcgattccactttctattcttttctttttttttctcgagCACTGGTTCCGCTGACTATTTTTCAAGACCTACCGAGCTCCTAAGCTAAattcagattttgccacccaaaagcactgattccgctGACCGTCTCTTTCAGGATCTACCGGACTCTTAGTCTTGGAtcatttcacatttcataacACACACAACACTAGTTCTGTTGACcattctttcaggacctaccgggctcctaggccacacacgcacacccgagTCATGGTTCCGCCGCCCATTCTTTCAGGACCTATCGGGCTCTCATgtttacacacgcacacccgagccatgattccacTGACCATCTTCAATAGACCTActgggttctcatgctcacacaatcatCAATCCTTTTCatatttcattttctcatttctttccGTATTTCATTTATCGTTTCTCGTGTCTCGTAAACATCCATCATTTTCTCACTttcacatttttctttcaaagcttgctaCCACATGCGATAATAAGTTGATACTAATTTCCATACTTTTTCATGTGATATCATTCAAAAGGATAACAGAATATAaggaaataataataaataacaatactGACACTTCATCGATAATCATGTCTTGCTTTAATCATTTGTAACTTTCATATGCGAAATTAATTGAATTCTAATTCCAGTAGTTACATCCAAAATTATGTTTTCCCAAGTCtcaaagaaaaacaacagaTCATCAACAACGTGGCAATAGTTCCCCCATCAATCATGATTTCATGCCCAGTTTCCAGTTAACTTCATTAACCCCTTTCTCCTACATGCAATTAACGTAAAAgtcaatttttaatattttaagaaaattataaaagtgATATATTTAGGTAAGTAGATAGGAGGTTTCTACTTTACTTTTAGGCGGTAGGGGCTGACTCTAATGGCGTCGGTTCAGTAGTGGGCAGCACAAACTCTAATTGGCCTGATGCTCTCTttctagaaattttttttttcccaaatgagAAAAGTAGAGTGTGTGTAAAAAAAATGGGGTGTGGGGTGagtatttataggcaacaatcccctctctctctctctctctctctctgactctctgaagcgttctctctctctctctctgaagcgTTCTTTCTCTATTAATATACATGTCTCTTGCTCTCCACACTTCTATCCAATTGGCTAGGTTCCTAGCATAGCACTAATAGCACCTatgaaatttctctctctctctctctctctctctctctctcttatgaaATCTtatccttcctcctctctcattctctcggccagttctcctctctctttctctctctcattatttttttttcttgcccaCCAAACTACAATGGGATAAGTACGATAATAGGATAAGTATATTATAGGTGTGCAAGCAATTAATGCATatacatgtacatatatacatatcagGTTTACACTTAGATAATATTAATTACTAAATCAATTTAATGAATCAAAACAATTTAATTTGATAAAATATtcaattttatttggaaaaaaaataggtCGAAAATCCGAGTTGTTACAGTGTTCTTGTATGAGTGAGTGTATAAAGGTTGTGTGTGAGTTATTCATACTCAAGTATACTTGTATAGAAATTCTCATGGTGAAAAGAACAGGGATCCTTTCCGTGGAGTAGGCAGATTTTtgccgaaccacgtatatcttgcgtgtgtctcttattttatttttcatcgaaCTTCCATTAGTTGCAATTATAGTTGTGTTTGAATCTCGACGCTTGGGTGCTTTCGCGTTTAATCCCAACAAGTTGGACCTCATATATGTAATGATGTTTCCTAAAGAAAACCGAGTTTGCTGAGACTGACTTGACAGCCAAGCAAACTCTTGACTGGGCAACGCTAGTCAAACATACCCATTCGAATCGTGCTCGAACTAAGAAGGCCTATTTTGTTGTCAATACCAAGCATATATCATTAAAATAAATCAACAATAATTACTCAAACTTCATTACAGATCCTCTTTTCCccgaccttttttttttctttctaattttgaCTATTTTAATTCCTCCAAATAAagatatcttatttttttactattttcttacAGAACTTTCATTTTAATCAAACAGGTGcaagcaaaaaattattttttctatttctttttttttcacttcactttctatcattttcactttttattttatttttcttgctaaTCAAATGAACCCTTAGATGGTACCTATAACTTTTCTAAAGCCAGTTCGTGCATTTTAATTAGGAACCTCGCAAGTAGACAGTGGAA
Coding sequences:
- the LOC131324661 gene encoding uncharacterized protein LOC131324661 isoform X2; the encoded protein is MLMGEPLPQFPRPTRPAFSYDIDPVPSSLFPDQDSTHEEYHHPESLSLHKPETCSESRDTEFDHDDASSSDQISLSPSTGKTPKGEKEAVDELLTILVECMEELNTRSRETLLCKFFSEIEREERLERFIVERLKQSRVKAISDLCEKLPKRNSEGEVRTLDLVGPVVANEEEAKK
- the LOC131324661 gene encoding uncharacterized protein LOC131324661 isoform X1, with amino-acid sequence MLMGEPLPQFPRPTRPAFSYDIDPVPSSLFPDQDSTHEEYHHPESLSLHKPETCSESRDTEFDHDDASSSDQISLSPSTGKTPKGEKEAVDELLTILVECMEELNTRSRETLLCKFFSEIEREERLERFIVERLKQSRVKAISDLCEKLPKRNSEGEGDHISTFSDTEAEPVLTRSISESVEELSQKLERFKVRTLDLVGPVVANEEEAKK